In Chryseobacterium lactis, a single genomic region encodes these proteins:
- a CDS encoding DUF6428 family protein, producing MKLSEIKEILPTLENVEFQLENGTFVPEHFHVTEVGQINKKFIDCGGVIRDEKAVNFQLWNADDYEHRLKPGKLLNIIRLSEEKLGIEDSEIEVEYQSDTIGKYDLEFNGKTFVLKSKTTACLAQDACGIPSEKQKKNLSELTVNQSNTCTPGGGCC from the coding sequence ATGAAATTATCAGAAATCAAAGAAATTCTTCCAACATTAGAAAATGTTGAATTTCAGTTAGAAAATGGAACATTTGTACCTGAACATTTCCATGTTACAGAAGTTGGTCAGATCAATAAAAAGTTCATTGACTGTGGTGGTGTAATCCGTGACGAAAAAGCTGTAAACTTTCAGCTTTGGAATGCGGATGATTATGAACATCGTTTAAAACCAGGTAAGTTGTTAAACATTATCAGACTTTCTGAGGAGAAATTAGGAATCGAAGATTCGGAGATCGAAGTTGAATATCAAAGTGATACCATCGGTAAATATGATCTGGAGTTTAACGGAAAAACATTTGTGTTGAAAAGCAAAACAACAGCATGCCTTGCCCAGGACGCTTGTGGTATTCCATCAGAAAAGCAAAAGAAAAACCTTTCTGAGTTAACGGTAAATCAGAGCAATACATGTACACCCGGAGGTGGTTGTTGCTAA
- a CDS encoding ArsR/SmtB family transcription factor produces MGATKTEHFTESQNQIAVIAKALGHPARIAIIEYLLKVNTCITGDIVNELPLAQPTVSQHLKELKNAGLIKGSIEGNSVCYCIDENTFDILKEYFSKIIFTVTNQKCC; encoded by the coding sequence ATGGGAGCTACAAAAACAGAGCATTTTACTGAAAGCCAGAACCAGATAGCGGTTATTGCTAAAGCCTTGGGACATCCTGCTAGAATTGCTATTATCGAGTATTTGTTGAAGGTCAATACTTGTATAACTGGAGACATTGTGAATGAATTACCGTTAGCACAGCCAACTGTATCACAACATTTAAAAGAACTGAAAAACGCAGGATTGATAAAAGGAAGCATTGAAGGTAATTCAGTTTGTTATTGTATTGACGAAAATACTTTTGACATATTGAAAGAGTATTTTTCAAAAATAATCTTTACGGTAACTAACCAAAAATGTTGTTAA